From one Novosphingobium sp. genomic stretch:
- a CDS encoding FAD-binding protein: MGQILVWAEHDHAALKEATLHAVTAAAQLGEVHLLVAGAGVDTVAQAAAQVAGVARVLVADDAAYAHGLAENVAPLVVSLMETHDAFVATATSGAKNIAPRVAALLDVAQISEILSVEGPKTFTRPIYAGNAIATVESSDARLVITVRGTAFAKAETQGGSASIETVAAAGNPGLSSFVGADLAVSERPELTSARVVLSGGRALKDEATFQSLLLPLADKLGAAVGASRAAVDAGYAPNDCQVGQTGKIVAPDVYIAVGISGAIQHLAGMKDSKTIIAINKDEDAPIFQIADVGLVADLFEAVPALTAQV, from the coding sequence ATGGGACAGATCCTTGTCTGGGCCGAACATGACCATGCCGCGCTGAAAGAGGCCACGCTGCATGCCGTGACCGCCGCCGCGCAATTGGGCGAGGTGCATCTGCTGGTGGCTGGCGCGGGCGTCGATACTGTGGCGCAGGCTGCCGCTCAGGTGGCGGGCGTGGCCAGGGTGTTGGTGGCCGATGATGCCGCCTATGCCCATGGGCTGGCTGAAAATGTCGCGCCGCTGGTGGTGAGCCTGATGGAGACCCACGACGCCTTTGTCGCCACTGCGACCTCGGGCGCCAAGAACATCGCGCCGCGCGTGGCGGCCCTGCTCGATGTGGCGCAAATTTCCGAGATCCTGAGCGTAGAGGGTCCCAAGACCTTCACCCGCCCGATCTATGCCGGCAACGCCATCGCCACGGTGGAAAGCAGCGACGCCAGGCTGGTGATCACCGTGCGCGGCACCGCTTTCGCCAAGGCCGAAACGCAGGGCGGCAGCGCTTCCATCGAAACCGTCGCGGCGGCGGGCAATCCGGGCCTGTCCAGCTTTGTCGGCGCCGATCTGGCCGTGTCCGAGCGGCCCGAACTGACCAGCGCCCGCGTGGTGCTATCGGGCGGACGGGCACTGAAGGACGAAGCCACCTTCCAGTCCCTGCTCCTCCCACTGGCCGACAAGCTCGGCGCCGCCGTGGGCGCCAGCCGCGCGGCGGTGGATGCGGGCTATGCCCCCAATGACTGCCAGGTCGGGCAGACCGGCAAGATCGTCGCGCCCGATGTCTATATCGCTGTCGGCATTTCCGGGGCGATCCAGCATCTGGCGGGGATGAAGGATTCCAAGACCATCATCGCCATCAACAAGGACGAGGACGCGCCGATCTTCCAGATCGCCGATGTTGGCCTTGTCGCCGATCTGTTCGAGGCCGTGCCCGCGCTGACCGCGCAAGTCTAA
- a CDS encoding electron transfer flavoprotein subunit beta/FixA family protein, producing MKILVPVKRVLDYNVKPRVKIDGSGVDLANVKMSMNPFDEIAVEEAVRLKEKGVASEVIAVSVGPAKALDTLRTALAMGADRAILVQTDAEVEPLAVAKILKGVALKEGPALVILGKQAIDDDSNQTGQMLAALLGRPQGTFASKVEIDGDHATVTREVDGGLETVKLALPAIVTTDLRLNEPRFASLPNIMKARSKPVANRTPEDFGVDVAPRLTVLGVTEPAPRTGGVKVADVDALVAKLKELGAA from the coding sequence ATGAAGATCCTTGTGCCGGTCAAGCGCGTGCTTGACTACAATGTGAAGCCGCGCGTGAAAATCGACGGATCGGGCGTGGATCTGGCCAACGTCAAGATGAGCATGAACCCCTTCGACGAAATCGCCGTCGAGGAGGCCGTCCGCCTGAAGGAAAAGGGTGTGGCCAGTGAGGTGATCGCGGTCTCGGTTGGCCCGGCCAAGGCGCTCGACACGCTGCGCACCGCGCTGGCGATGGGCGCGGACCGGGCCATTCTAGTGCAGACCGATGCCGAGGTCGAGCCGCTGGCCGTCGCCAAGATCCTGAAGGGCGTCGCTCTGAAGGAAGGGCCCGCGCTGGTCATTCTGGGCAAGCAGGCCATCGATGATGACAGCAATCAGACCGGTCAGATGCTCGCCGCGCTGCTGGGCCGCCCGCAAGGCACCTTCGCCAGCAAGGTCGAGATCGATGGCGATCACGCCACCGTCACCCGCGAGGTCGATGGCGGTCTGGAGACGGTGAAGCTGGCCCTGCCCGCCATCGTCACCACCGATCTGCGCCTGAACGAACCGCGCTTTGCCAGCCTGCCCAACATCATGAAGGCGCGCTCCAAGCCGGTGGCGAACAGGACTCCCGAGGATTTCGGGGTGGATGTCGCGCCGCGCCTCACCGTTCTGGGCGTTACCGAACCTGCGCCGCGCACGGGCGGGGTCAAGGTGGCCGATGTCGATGCGCTGGTGGCCAAACTCAAGGAACTGGGAGCAGCATGA
- a CDS encoding ferredoxin--NADP reductase has translation MTVQTLEPRLLPEHSGFHTSTVRWVRHWNEHLFSFAIERPASLRFRSGEFVMVGLDNGPRPLMRAYSIASPDYAEELEFLSIKVPDGPLTSRLQTIRAGDQVYLSRKPTGTLVCDALLPGSRLFLFSTGTGLAPFLSLVRDPEVYDRFSQIVLVHSVRRVSDLAYHDELMAQLAADPLVADQALLQFHYVPTVTREPFRNTGRIQAMIDDGSLFAPPLMGAPKLDPETDRVMLCGSTEMIRDFAHMLDGAGFEEGSNAKMGHYVIERAFVD, from the coding sequence ATGACTGTCCAGACCCTCGAACCCCGCCTGCTTCCCGAACACAGTGGTTTTCACACCAGCACCGTGCGCTGGGTGCGCCACTGGAACGAGCACCTCTTCAGCTTCGCCATCGAGCGGCCCGCCTCCTTGCGCTTCCGTTCGGGCGAATTTGTCATGGTCGGGCTGGACAACGGGCCGCGCCCGCTGATGCGCGCCTATTCGATCGCCAGCCCGGACTATGCCGAGGAGCTGGAGTTCCTCTCGATCAAGGTGCCCGACGGCCCGCTGACCTCGCGGCTGCAGACCATTCGCGCGGGCGATCAGGTCTATCTCTCGCGCAAGCCCACCGGCACGCTGGTGTGCGATGCGCTGCTGCCGGGCAGCCGCCTGTTCCTCTTCTCCACCGGCACGGGGCTGGCGCCCTTCCTCAGCCTGGTGCGCGATCCGGAGGTCTATGACCGTTTCTCGCAGATCGTGCTGGTGCACTCCGTGCGCCGGGTCAGCGATCTGGCCTATCATGACGAGCTGATGGCGCAGCTTGCCGCCGATCCGCTGGTGGCCGATCAGGCGCTGCTGCAGTTCCATTATGTGCCCACCGTCACGCGCGAGCCCTTCCGCAACACCGGGCGCATTCAGGCGATGATCGACGATGGCAGCCTGTTCGCCCCGCCGCTGATGGGCGCGCCCAAGCTGGACCCGGAAACCGACCGCGTGATGCTCTGCGGCAGCACCGAGATGATCCGCGATTTCGCCCATATGCTGGACGGGGCCGGTTTCGAGGAAGGCTCCAACGCCAAGATGGGCCATTATGTGATCGAGCGCGCTTTCGTCGATTGA
- a CDS encoding EF-hand domain-containing protein, whose amino-acid sequence MRFSPLLLAGLVLAMPAFVQPAMAQGADEMPAAPHGKPLTLDQFLSRQTARIMAADTDGDGRISKAEMMAAGAGGKGQGGGAQGNPERRFDRMDTNHDGYLDKDEIRAALTARFQRMDRNGDGVLTPDERVGQRGGQHGGQRGGQGSQGGGDMPAPAQQP is encoded by the coding sequence ATGCGTTTCTCCCCCCTTCTCTTGGCCGGACTGGTGCTGGCCATGCCCGCCTTCGTTCAGCCCGCCATGGCCCAGGGCGCCGATGAGATGCCCGCTGCTCCGCACGGAAAACCCCTTACGCTCGACCAGTTCCTTTCGCGCCAGACCGCGCGTATCATGGCCGCCGACACCGATGGCGACGGCCGCATCAGCAAGGCCGAAATGATGGCCGCCGGTGCGGGAGGCAAGGGACAGGGCGGAGGCGCGCAGGGCAATCCCGAGCGCCGCTTCGACCGGATGGACACCAACCATGACGGCTATCTCGACAAGGATGAGATCCGCGCCGCGCTCACCGCGCGGTTCCAGCGCATGGACCGCAATGGCGATGGCGTCCTCACGCCCGACGAGCGCGTGGGGCAGCGGGGTGGCCAGCATGGAGGGCAGCGTGGAGGGCAGGGCTCTCAGGGTGGCGGTGATATGCCCGCCCCAGCGCAGCAGCCTTGA
- a CDS encoding RNA polymerase sigma factor, giving the protein MTTQDPDTALIERMGQGDEGAVRQFVTARLPRVLALGLRLLRDPAEAEDVAQEAFTRAWRQAPRWQPGQGRFDTWLHTVTLNLCRDRLRRKRHAPVTGEDMPDPPDPQPRADAMLEASARGKAVAEAIATLPERQREAILLVHYQDLTNIAAAQVLDISVEALESLLARGRRTLKQHFAQKEGWRDE; this is encoded by the coding sequence TTGACCACGCAGGACCCGGACACCGCGCTGATCGAGCGGATGGGCCAGGGCGACGAGGGGGCGGTGCGCCAATTCGTCACCGCCCGGCTGCCGCGCGTGCTGGCGCTGGGCCTGCGCCTGCTGCGCGACCCGGCCGAGGCCGAGGATGTTGCGCAGGAAGCCTTTACCCGTGCCTGGCGTCAGGCGCCGCGCTGGCAGCCGGGGCAGGGGCGCTTCGACACCTGGCTGCATACGGTGACGCTCAATCTGTGCCGCGACCGGTTGCGCCGCAAACGCCATGCTCCCGTGACGGGCGAGGATATGCCCGATCCGCCCGACCCGCAGCCGCGCGCCGATGCCATGCTGGAAGCCTCGGCCCGCGGAAAAGCGGTGGCCGAGGCGATTGCCACCTTGCCCGAACGCCAGCGCGAGGCGATCCTGCTGGTGCATTATCAGGATCTTACCAACATTGCGGCGGCGCAGGTGCTGGACATCAGCGTCGAGGCGCTGGAAAGCCTGCTGGCACGCGGGCGTCGCACGTTGAAGCAGCATTTTGCCCAAAAGGAAGGTTGGCGCGATGAGTGA
- a CDS encoding periplasmic heavy metal sensor, producing MMSPRTLRIACLVSVLLNIFLVAGGIAAFTRLQVKPPMIGAGAMRIAGADLPRDERKALRQTLRAARKEVQPMVQDNRARRDEAAQLLGAPAVDQPALLAALQRVRDSDVALRAHVEERAVPFIATLPQADRIKLAESLQRKGALKKPAQ from the coding sequence ATGATGAGTCCTCGCACCTTGCGGATCGCCTGTCTGGTTTCGGTCCTGCTCAACATCTTTCTGGTCGCGGGGGGCATTGCCGCCTTCACCCGCCTGCAGGTCAAACCGCCGATGATCGGCGCGGGGGCCATGCGCATCGCGGGCGCCGACCTGCCCAGGGATGAGCGCAAGGCCCTGCGCCAGACCCTGCGCGCCGCCCGCAAGGAGGTGCAGCCGATGGTGCAGGACAACCGCGCCCGCCGCGATGAGGCGGCCCAATTGCTGGGTGCTCCGGCCGTCGATCAGCCCGCGCTGCTCGCCGCGCTGCAAAGGGTGCGCGACAGCGATGTGGCCCTGCGCGCCCATGTCGAGGAACGCGCCGTGCCCTTTATCGCCACCTTGCCTCAGGCCGACCGCATCAAGCTGGCCGAAAGCCTGCAGCGCAAGGGAGCGCTGAAGAAACCCGCACAATAG
- a CDS encoding DUF1800 domain-containing protein, translating to MPVSHALSLQAIALNRFGLGASPGAAPDNPRGWLLDQFDHFEVRPAGFAALPDAGAMVTAYQAERRMERKNQPPPAASGATTDGAGVKDPVLLAARQDYGQQVQALYRAAVQARSDAALQTQAPFVERMVHFWSNHFCVSVDNQPVTAYAGSFERDAIRPYVLGRFEDMAMAVEHHPAMLIYLNQNQSIGPNSIAAQRSALGGDPAKRRGLNENLAREIMELHTLGVRSGYTQADVTEFARALTGWSVSGAESNTPGTFLFRDRQHEPGSRQILGRSYHQVGEHQARAALGDFTHAPATATHIATKLARHFAGDTPPPAMVARLAAAFTSGRGDLPTLYKALIDSPEAWAPQPLKFKTPWEWTISALRGLGRGETGAIQMAAVQRQLGQPVWKPGSPAGWDDLGASWIAPDALMRRVEFAQRLAAPLGAQIDARALAPRLLPASLDPATAGQVAMAESPVSALALLLVSPDFLRR from the coding sequence ATGCCGGTTTCCCATGCTCTCTCCCTTCAGGCGATCGCGCTCAACCGCTTCGGGCTGGGCGCCAGCCCCGGCGCGGCGCCTGACAATCCGCGCGGCTGGCTGCTGGACCAGTTCGACCACTTCGAGGTGCGTCCCGCCGGTTTTGCGGCCCTGCCCGATGCCGGAGCGATGGTCACCGCCTATCAGGCCGAGCGCCGCATGGAGCGGAAGAACCAGCCGCCTCCTGCCGCTTCTGGCGCCACCACTGATGGCGCCGGGGTGAAAGACCCCGTCCTGCTCGCCGCGCGACAGGATTATGGCCAGCAGGTGCAGGCGCTCTATCGCGCGGCGGTGCAGGCGCGCAGCGATGCCGCGCTGCAGACCCAGGCGCCTTTCGTCGAGCGCATGGTCCATTTCTGGTCGAACCATTTCTGCGTCTCGGTCGATAATCAGCCGGTCACCGCCTATGCCGGCTCCTTCGAGCGCGATGCGATCCGTCCTTATGTGCTGGGCCGCTTCGAGGATATGGCGATGGCGGTCGAGCACCATCCGGCCATGCTGATCTACCTCAACCAGAACCAGTCGATCGGGCCGAACAGCATCGCCGCGCAACGCAGTGCTTTGGGAGGCGATCCGGCCAAACGGCGGGGCCTGAACGAAAACCTCGCCCGCGAAATCATGGAACTGCACACGCTGGGCGTGCGCAGCGGCTATACGCAGGCCGATGTCACCGAATTTGCCCGCGCGCTGACCGGCTGGTCGGTCTCGGGCGCGGAGAGCAACACGCCCGGCACCTTCCTCTTCCGCGACCGGCAGCATGAGCCGGGCTCGCGCCAGATCCTCGGCCGCAGCTATCATCAGGTGGGCGAGCATCAGGCCCGTGCCGCTCTGGGTGATTTCACCCATGCGCCCGCCACGGCCACGCATATCGCCACCAAGCTGGCGCGCCATTTTGCCGGAGACACGCCCCCGCCCGCCATGGTGGCGCGGCTGGCTGCGGCCTTCACCAGCGGTCGCGGCGATCTGCCGACGCTCTACAAGGCGCTGATCGACAGCCCCGAAGCCTGGGCGCCCCAACCGCTGAAGTTCAAGACGCCCTGGGAGTGGACGATCTCGGCGCTGCGCGGGCTGGGGCGCGGCGAGACCGGGGCGATCCAGATGGCCGCCGTGCAGCGCCAGCTTGGCCAGCCGGTGTGGAAGCCGGGCTCGCCCGCCGGGTGGGACGATCTCGGCGCGAGCTGGATCGCGCCCGATGCGCTGATGCGCCGCGTGGAATTCGCCCAAAGGCTGGCCGCGCCGCTGGGCGCCCAGATCGATGCGCGGGCGCTGGCGCCGCGTTTGCTCCCCGCTTCGCTCGATCCGGCCACCGCCGGGCAGGTGGCGATGGCGGAAAGTCCGGTCAGCGCTCTGGCGTTGTTGCTGGTGTCCCCCGATTTTCTGCGGAGATAG
- a CDS encoding DUF1501 domain-containing protein — MINPILARRHFIACAGAGAGAMLISPQLVLAAAQTERRFIFIIQRGAADGLNIVVPYGDPAYAKLRGDLAIDPAGATKLDGMFALHPALKQTAGMFAAKQALFVHAAASPYRDRSHFDGQNVLETGGTQPYQTRDGWLNRLTGMLPPVHGDSAIAIAATVPQALRGGVEVSSYAPSALPQPSDDLMMRVGQLYASDAQFHPAWSAALAARDLAEGTGAKQDPASLGHLTASFLTKPSGPRIAMLETSGWDTHSGQNNRLAGQLRALDTLLASLRDGLGPVWAQTTVVVATEFGRTAAANGTGGTDHGTGSVAWVLGGGVRGGRVVADWPGLAGSQLYQNRDLRPTIGLDALIAGVAGEALSLDPDHVARVLFPQAGGGRPVTGLVA; from the coding sequence ATGATCAATCCGATACTGGCCCGTCGTCATTTCATTGCCTGCGCGGGTGCCGGGGCGGGGGCGATGCTGATCTCGCCGCAACTGGTGCTGGCCGCCGCCCAGACCGAGCGGCGCTTTATCTTCATCATCCAGCGTGGTGCCGCCGATGGGCTCAACATCGTGGTGCCCTATGGCGACCCGGCCTATGCGAAGCTGCGCGGCGATCTGGCCATCGACCCGGCCGGCGCGACCAAGCTGGACGGCATGTTCGCGCTGCATCCCGCGCTCAAGCAGACGGCGGGGATGTTCGCGGCGAAGCAGGCGCTGTTCGTGCATGCCGCCGCCTCGCCCTATCGCGACCGCTCGCATTTCGACGGGCAGAATGTGCTGGAGACCGGCGGCACCCAGCCCTACCAGACCCGCGACGGCTGGCTCAACCGGCTGACCGGCATGCTGCCGCCGGTGCATGGGGACAGCGCGATCGCCATTGCCGCAACCGTGCCTCAGGCCTTGCGTGGGGGTGTGGAGGTCTCCAGCTATGCGCCCTCGGCGCTGCCTCAGCCTTCGGATGATCTGATGATGCGGGTGGGCCAGCTTTACGCCAGTGACGCCCAGTTCCACCCGGCATGGTCGGCGGCGCTGGCCGCGCGCGATCTGGCCGAAGGCACGGGGGCGAAGCAGGACCCAGCCTCGCTGGGGCATCTGACCGCCAGCTTCCTCACCAAGCCCTCCGGCCCGCGTATCGCCATGCTGGAGACCAGCGGCTGGGACACGCATAGCGGCCAGAACAACCGGCTGGCGGGGCAGTTGAGAGCGCTCGACACGCTGTTGGCCTCGCTACGTGACGGGCTGGGGCCGGTCTGGGCGCAGACCACCGTGGTGGTCGCGACCGAGTTCGGGCGCACCGCCGCTGCCAATGGCACGGGCGGCACCGATCACGGCACGGGCTCGGTGGCATGGGTGCTGGGCGGCGGGGTGCGCGGTGGCCGGGTGGTCGCCGACTGGCCGGGGCTGGCGGGTAGCCAGCTTTACCAGAACCGCGATCTGCGTCCTACGATTGGCCTCGATGCGCTGATCGCGGGGGTGGCGGGCGAGGCCCTGTCGCTCGACCCCGACCATGTGGCGCGGGTGCTGTTCCCACAGGCGGGCGGAGGCAGGCCGGTGACGGGGTTGGTGGCTTAG
- a CDS encoding TonB-dependent receptor: protein MISFPSLLKGGSALAAVLVATSAFAATEPANAPAPSAADGAADPQSTSANQAGQANDKQALTSSDIIVLGSHTAQAAPISTSLTTTQPQSAISRDFIDNANAASDFNELIALTPSVSITGTGNGLGFGETKAVIRGFQDGEYNVTYDSIPFADTNNPTHHSTAFFPSNTIETIVVDRGPGNASQLGQATYGGNLNMYSRGVSDKMGAQVEGLLGNWNSAIGRFEIQSGKIDKLNGAKFVLAGQFLRSDGALTNSPVNSKNLFFKGVVPIGEHNTLTVLSTYNRNFYYQSDVLKGATCGVPTSGLVSGSATLKASNCAATSNIGQYGLNYGMGSDPTKQDYWKYNRTDKTTDFSYLRLQSELGSGFSMDNRAYMYGYTNNTLSGNTTPVVTGFTGAGTTASPYKAVTAPNDVPGYNKLNKYRVLGYIGQVDYTFKYGKVKVGGWYEHAKSWRHTWDFDWTTGQPSYDQKANLGTAATAQFPSISMANLKYEQNSSWDQFQLFGEFEIRPTDTLSVTPGVKYVNFTRGVNALVNADANRSPSNNSATWTKTLPFATINWQPVQNLSVYGQYAQGMYVPDLSSFYTPTTGTGSSVQQSTALASVKPQTSTNYQLGSVWHGKKVSVDVDVYKIDVNNKIATDNSVGAISGALVNIGSVHYKGVEGSLAYMPVEGLTLFGNGSYNYAHSGTTGAQIAKAPFSTAAAGVIYKHHGTRVSFSQKFTGPQYATELSSSVTTTDGIRMYRISPYSTGEFAISQEVGQHFRIGATVSNVFNSRAITAVSNGGTTVVNGQTFYAGADQFNFLPPRSFLMDVRVKY from the coding sequence ATGATTTCTTTTCCTTCGCTTTTGAAGGGTGGCAGCGCTTTGGCCGCCGTTCTGGTCGCCACCTCGGCCTTTGCCGCCACCGAACCGGCCAATGCGCCGGCACCGTCGGCCGCCGATGGCGCCGCCGATCCGCAATCGACCAGCGCCAATCAGGCAGGGCAGGCCAATGACAAGCAGGCGCTGACCTCCTCCGACATCATCGTGCTGGGTTCGCACACGGCGCAGGCCGCGCCGATCTCCACCTCGCTGACCACCACCCAGCCGCAGTCGGCGATCAGCCGCGATTTCATCGACAATGCCAATGCCGCCTCGGACTTCAACGAGCTGATCGCCCTGACGCCCAGCGTCTCGATCACCGGCACCGGCAATGGCCTTGGCTTTGGCGAGACCAAGGCGGTGATCCGCGGCTTTCAGGATGGCGAATACAACGTCACCTATGACTCGATCCCCTTTGCCGACACCAACAACCCCACCCACCACTCGACCGCCTTCTTCCCCTCCAACACGATCGAGACCATCGTGGTCGATCGCGGGCCGGGCAATGCCAGTCAGCTGGGTCAGGCCACCTATGGCGGCAACCTCAACATGTATTCGCGCGGCGTCAGCGACAAGATGGGCGCGCAGGTCGAGGGCCTGCTGGGCAACTGGAACAGCGCCATCGGCCGTTTCGAGATCCAGAGCGGCAAGATCGACAAGCTGAACGGCGCCAAATTCGTGCTGGCCGGGCAGTTCCTGCGCTCCGACGGCGCGCTGACCAACTCGCCGGTCAACTCCAAGAACCTGTTCTTCAAGGGCGTGGTGCCCATCGGCGAGCACAACACGCTGACCGTGCTGAGCACCTACAACCGCAACTTCTACTATCAGTCCGACGTGCTGAAGGGTGCCACCTGCGGCGTGCCGACCAGCGGTCTGGTCTCGGGCTCGGCCACGTTGAAGGCCAGCAATTGCGCGGCAACCTCCAACATCGGCCAGTATGGGCTGAACTATGGCATGGGCAGCGACCCGACCAAGCAGGATTACTGGAAGTACAACCGCACCGACAAGACCACCGACTTCTCCTATCTGCGCCTGCAGAGCGAGCTGGGCAGCGGCTTCTCGATGGACAACCGTGCCTATATGTACGGCTACACCAACAACACGTTGTCGGGGAACACCACCCCGGTGGTGACCGGCTTCACCGGCGCGGGCACAACGGCCTCGCCCTATAAGGCAGTGACCGCCCCCAATGACGTGCCCGGCTACAACAAGCTGAACAAGTACCGCGTGCTGGGCTACATCGGCCAGGTCGATTACACCTTCAAATATGGCAAGGTGAAGGTCGGCGGCTGGTACGAGCATGCCAAGAGCTGGCGCCACACCTGGGATTTCGACTGGACCACCGGCCAGCCCAGCTATGACCAGAAGGCCAATCTGGGCACCGCCGCCACGGCGCAGTTCCCCTCGATCAGCATGGCCAATCTGAAGTATGAGCAGAATTCGAGCTGGGATCAGTTCCAGCTCTTCGGTGAGTTCGAGATCAGGCCCACCGACACGCTCTCGGTCACGCCCGGCGTGAAGTATGTGAACTTCACGCGCGGCGTGAACGCGCTGGTCAATGCCGACGCCAACCGCTCGCCCTCGAACAATTCGGCGACCTGGACCAAGACCCTGCCCTTCGCCACCATCAACTGGCAGCCGGTGCAGAATCTGTCGGTCTATGGCCAATATGCGCAGGGCATGTATGTGCCCGACCTGTCGAGCTTCTACACGCCGACCACCGGCACCGGCAGCTCGGTGCAGCAGAGCACCGCCCTGGCCTCGGTCAAGCCGCAGACCTCGACCAACTATCAGCTGGGTTCGGTCTGGCATGGCAAGAAGGTCTCGGTGGACGTCGATGTCTACAAGATCGACGTGAACAACAAGATCGCCACCGACAATTCGGTCGGCGCCATCTCGGGCGCGCTGGTGAACATCGGCAGTGTGCATTACAAGGGCGTCGAAGGCTCGCTGGCCTATATGCCCGTCGAGGGGCTGACGCTGTTCGGCAATGGCTCGTACAATTACGCCCATTCCGGCACCACCGGGGCGCAGATCGCCAAAGCGCCCTTCTCCACGGCGGCGGCGGGCGTGATCTACAAGCATCACGGCACGCGCGTGTCCTTCAGCCAGAAGTTCACCGGGCCGCAGTACGCCACCGAACTGTCCTCCAGCGTGACGACCACCGACGGCATCCGCATGTATCGCATCAGCCCCTACAGCACGGGCGAATTCGCGATCAGCCAAGAGGTTGGCCAGCACTTCCGCATCGGCGCCACCGTGTCGAATGTGTTCAACAGCCGGGCAATCACCGCCGTATCGAACGGCGGCACGACGGTCGTGAATGGCCAGACCTTCTACGCCGGGGCAGACCAGTTCAACTTCCTGCCGCCGCGTTCCTTCCTGATGGATGTGCGCGTCAAATATTGA
- a CDS encoding phosphatase PAP2 family protein, with product MKRFLSVALLCAALPAVAQAEAPKHLQYLDAARFNPAQILPPPAAHGSPAEAFELETLHRLLAKASPERLKQAKVDSDNEDPSLFNGVLGFDLKTKPATWALLTLVQSEADAAAGDSKAFFHRMRPYSTDPSIPFCEYKPDPAKPEYKSYPSGHSTLGYSVGWVLAQLMPEKSQVILARAHDYAVSRLYCGAHYASDTEASHVIGTMVGIDLLADPRLADKIAAARAELSKP from the coding sequence ATGAAGCGCTTTCTCTCCGTCGCGCTGCTCTGCGCGGCTTTGCCTGCTGTTGCCCAGGCCGAAGCTCCCAAGCATCTGCAATATCTCGATGCCGCCAGGTTCAACCCCGCGCAGATCCTGCCGCCTCCGGCCGCGCATGGTTCGCCCGCCGAGGCTTTCGAGCTGGAAACGCTGCACCGCCTGCTCGCCAAGGCCAGCCCCGAGCGGCTCAAGCAGGCCAAGGTGGACAGCGACAATGAAGATCCCTCGCTGTTCAACGGCGTGCTGGGCTTCGATCTGAAGACCAAGCCCGCCACCTGGGCGCTGCTCACGCTGGTCCAGTCCGAGGCGGATGCGGCCGCTGGCGACAGCAAGGCCTTTTTCCACCGCATGCGGCCCTACAGCACCGATCCCTCGATCCCCTTCTGCGAATACAAGCCCGATCCGGCCAAGCCCGAATACAAGTCCTATCCCTCGGGCCATTCCACGCTGGGCTATTCGGTGGGCTGGGTGCTGGCACAGCTGATGCCCGAAAAGTCGCAGGTCATTCTGGCCCGCGCGCATGACTATGCGGTGAGCCGCCTCTATTGCGGCGCACATTACGCCAGCGACACCGAGGCCAGCCATGTCATCGGCACGATGGTCGGCATCGACCTGCTCGCCGATCCGCGTCTGGCCGACAAGATCGCCGCCGCCCGCGCCGAACTCTCCAAGCCGTAA
- a CDS encoding YncE family protein, producing MFTRFSGATAFAVCCLASAAAVHAAPAPSYGVVDKVAGPDGGWDFANVDTARGVLYVARSNAVMAMDIASHKVSTLAAAQGSHQAMAIADGKTVVQTDGKTGLTRFIDAATGHIDAQVPSGQKPDAAFYDAQTGKVAVMSPGNDTITTIDAKSHKVVGTMKLAGGLEFAVTNGKGGAFINLEDAAKIAEVNLAKGTLLRKIDLPGCEGPTGLARFAHGTRLISACANGVALVIDTATGKTLTTLPIGKDADAVLLDEERGLAFVPCGGTGTLVALSIADANNVTVAQVIPTQVGAKTGAVDPRDGRIYLPTATLATPEPGAKRGKPVPGSFTVLIVAPKA from the coding sequence ATGTTCACCCGCTTCTCCGGGGCGACGGCATTTGCCGTCTGCTGTCTTGCATCCGCTGCTGCCGTTCATGCCGCGCCTGCGCCCAGCTATGGCGTGGTCGACAAGGTGGCCGGGCCCGATGGTGGCTGGGATTTCGCCAATGTCGATACGGCGCGCGGCGTGCTCTATGTCGCGCGCAGCAATGCGGTGATGGCGATGGACATTGCCAGCCACAAGGTTTCCACTCTGGCTGCGGCGCAGGGCAGCCATCAGGCCATGGCCATCGCGGACGGTAAGACCGTGGTTCAGACCGACGGCAAGACCGGCCTGACCCGCTTTATCGACGCCGCCACCGGCCATATCGATGCGCAGGTGCCCAGCGGCCAGAAGCCCGACGCCGCCTTCTACGACGCGCAGACCGGCAAGGTCGCGGTGATGAGCCCCGGCAATGACACGATCACCACCATCGACGCCAAAAGCCACAAGGTGGTGGGCACGATGAAGCTGGCGGGCGGTCTGGAATTTGCCGTCACCAACGGCAAGGGCGGCGCCTTCATCAACCTTGAGGATGCGGCCAAGATCGCCGAGGTCAATCTGGCCAAGGGCACGCTGCTGCGCAAGATCGACCTGCCCGGCTGCGAGGGCCCCACGGGTCTGGCACGTTTTGCCCATGGTACGCGGCTGATCTCGGCCTGCGCGAATGGCGTGGCGCTGGTGATCGACACCGCCACCGGCAAGACGCTGACCACCCTGCCCATCGGCAAGGATGCCGATGCCGTGCTGCTGGATGAGGAACGCGGCCTGGCCTTCGTGCCCTGCGGCGGCACCGGCACGCTGGTCGCGCTGTCGATTGCCGATGCCAACAACGTCACCGTGGCTCAGGTGATCCCCACGCAGGTCGGCGCCAAGACCGGCGCGGTCGATCCGCGCGACGGGCGCATCTATCTGCCCACCGCCACGCTGGCCACGCCCGAGCCCGGCGCCAAGCGCGGCAAGCCGGTGCCCGGCAGCTTCACCGTTCTGATCGTCGCCCCCAAGGCCTGA